One part of the Vidua chalybeata isolate OUT-0048 chromosome 11, bVidCha1 merged haplotype, whole genome shotgun sequence genome encodes these proteins:
- the LOC128793485 gene encoding uncharacterized protein LOC128793485, with translation MKCNSSFSCATQVSSFGNCCRNSCKTEFCGSFLTVRSAEPLRLVSSTLPELPDIDGTCVHSGTLVLTHLCAQRDPGSRHLCAQRDPGSHTPVCTAGPWFQTPVCTAGPWFSHTCVHSGTLVLTHLCAQRDPGSHTPVCTAGPWFSHLCAQRDPGSHTPVCTAGPWFSHLCAQRDPGSHTPVCTAGPWFSHTCVHSGTLVPDTCVHSRTLVLTHLCAQQDPGSHTPVCTAGPWFPHTCVHSGTLVPDTCVHSRTLVLTHLCAQWDPGSHTNRVLWLHLAKGITHTVLPQCVKAKPKRLLAFI, from the exons atgaagtgcaacagcagcttttcctgtgcTACACAAGTGAGTTCATTTgggaactgctgcagaaacagtTGCAAAACTGAGTTTTGTGGCAGTTTCCTTACTGTAAGATCAGCAGAACCACTCAGGCTTGTGTCGTCAACATTACCTGAGCTGCCTGACATAGATGGCACCTGTGTGCACAGCGGGACCCTGGTTctcacacacctgtgtgcacAGCGGGACCCTGGTTCCAGACACCTGTGTGCACAGCGGGACCCTGGTTctcacacacctgtgtgcacAGCGGGACCCTGGTTCCAGACACCTGTGTGCACAGCAGGACCCTGGTTctcacacacctgtgtgcacAGCGGGACCCTGGTTctcacacacctgtgtgcacAGCGGGACCCTGGTTctcacacacctgtgtgcacAGCAGGACCCTGGTTCTCACACCTGTGTGCACAGCGGGACCCTGGTTctcacacacctgtgtgcacAGCAGGACCCTGGTTCTCACACCTGTGTGCACAGCGGGACCCTGGTTCCCACACACCTGTGTGCACAGCAGGACCCTGGTTctcacacacctgtgtgcacAGCGGGACCCTGGTTCCAGACACCTGTGTGCACAGCAGGACCCTGGTTctcacacacctgtgtgcacAGCAGGACCCTGGTTctcacacacctgtgtgcacAGCGGGACCCTGGTTCCCACACACCTGTGTGCACAGCGGGACCCTGGTTCCAGACACCTGTGTGCACAGCAGGACCCTGGTTctcacacac CTGTGTGCACAGTGGGACCCTGGTTCTCACACAAACCGTGTCCTGTGGCTGCATTTAGCCAAAGGCATTACCCACACGGTGCTCCCACAGTGTGTGAAAGCAAAGCCTAAGAGACtacttgcatttatttaa